From the Pseudomonas baltica genome, one window contains:
- a CDS encoding aldehyde dehydrogenase family protein has product MPPAPSLTPATAGSHPTNTPHYIAGQWAAGQGDEAIVVHDPSTTRPFAELQGASLTQVDQAVAAARAALPAWRALSGAERGGYLRRFAEQIEQRRGELLALQMRNNGKPEHEASIDIDDAVATFNYYAVLAEQLDAGQDSDVPLAVPGFVAQTRREPVGVVGLIVPWNFPLVTSAWKLAPALAAGCTLVLKPSEVTPLIEQAYGQISDAIGLPAGVLNIVIGARQVGAALSSHPGLDKVSFTGSNAVGSQVMHAAAEQCRPLTLELGGKSAIVVFDDCDLDQAVEWIVAGICWNAGQMCSATSRLVVHERISDALLQRLATAFEALKVGDPAQGEVEMGPLISQAQWAKVNDYFALAQTEGLRCLAGAKAMEQPGWFVRPTLYTDVPSASRLWNEEIFGPVLCTQRFSSEQQAIDIANDSRFGLVATVISSDLQRAQRVAAALEVGHVWINSVQAVFVETSWGGTKASGIGRELGPWGLSAYQSVKHVTRCLG; this is encoded by the coding sequence ATGCCCCCCGCCCCCTCGCTTACACCCGCCACTGCCGGGAGTCACCCTACGAACACTCCCCACTACATCGCGGGCCAATGGGCCGCTGGTCAAGGCGACGAAGCCATCGTGGTCCATGACCCCAGCACCACCCGGCCCTTCGCCGAACTCCAGGGCGCCAGCCTGACGCAAGTGGATCAGGCCGTCGCCGCTGCACGCGCTGCCTTGCCTGCATGGCGCGCCTTGAGTGGCGCCGAGCGCGGCGGCTATCTGCGCCGCTTCGCCGAGCAGATCGAGCAACGGCGTGGCGAGCTGCTGGCGCTGCAGATGCGCAACAACGGCAAACCGGAACACGAAGCCAGTATCGATATCGACGACGCCGTGGCCACCTTTAACTACTACGCGGTGCTGGCCGAGCAGCTTGATGCCGGCCAAGACAGCGACGTGCCGCTGGCGGTGCCGGGCTTTGTCGCACAAACGCGGCGCGAGCCAGTCGGCGTGGTGGGCTTGATCGTGCCCTGGAACTTCCCGCTGGTGACCAGCGCCTGGAAGCTCGCCCCGGCGTTGGCCGCGGGCTGCACCCTGGTGCTCAAGCCGTCCGAAGTCACCCCGCTGATCGAACAAGCCTACGGGCAGATCAGCGACGCCATCGGGCTGCCGGCGGGCGTGTTGAATATCGTCATCGGCGCCCGCCAGGTAGGCGCAGCCCTGAGCAGTCATCCTGGCCTGGACAAGGTCTCCTTCACCGGCAGCAATGCGGTGGGCAGCCAAGTGATGCACGCCGCCGCCGAGCAGTGTCGGCCGCTGACCCTGGAGCTGGGCGGCAAGTCGGCCATCGTGGTATTCGACGATTGCGACCTCGACCAGGCGGTGGAATGGATCGTTGCCGGGATCTGCTGGAACGCCGGGCAGATGTGCTCGGCCACCTCCCGATTGGTGGTGCACGAACGCATCAGTGACGCTCTGCTGCAACGCCTGGCCACGGCTTTCGAGGCGCTCAAGGTGGGCGACCCGGCTCAGGGCGAGGTCGAGATGGGCCCACTGATCAGCCAGGCGCAATGGGCGAAGGTCAACGACTACTTCGCCCTCGCCCAGACCGAAGGCTTGCGCTGTCTGGCCGGCGCCAAGGCAATGGAACAACCCGGCTGGTTCGTACGCCCGACGCTGTATACCGACGTGCCAAGCGCCAGCCGCCTGTGGAACGAAGAGATCTTCGGGCCGGTGCTCTGCACCCAGCGCTTCAGCAGCGAGCAGCAGGCCATCGACATCGCCAACGACAGCCGCTTCGGCCTCGTTGCCACGGTGATCAGCAGCGATCTGCAGCGCGCACAACGCGTAGCGGCGGCGCTGGAGGTCGGTCACGTGTGGATCAACTCGGTCCAGGCGGTGTTCGTCGAAACCTCATGGGGCGGCACCAAGGCCAGCGGCATTGGCCGTGAACTGGGCCCCTGGGGTTTGTCGGCGTATCAGTCGGTCAAGCACGTGACCCGCTGCCTCGGCTAA
- a CDS encoding diguanylate cyclase: MPFSVPDHSTADDPRLLAQVEQAIASGVRRLRFDSELEHRYEADTHQQRLQFLTTIGIIGGLVYNVFMLSDWLTLHDMFAYVALGRVCLITPMIIGLLVLLQRLKSRWALETVAATGTVLSSLMPLVVMIYSDSPYRMHFQLGMVLIMVYCTMIQQMPLRYAAWAMLCMVVIQLVTTYLAHFADFIIWQSNALLFVSTAALLVMATYFMERGKRFSYLFSLRGRLLQKQLMSLARTDSLTQLFNRRYQGEVLMHVWEQAQAAPTPVATILLDIDHFKAYNDSYGHLQGDACLKRLSEAVQQTAEDAGALAFRFGGEEILLLLVDADASQARVLAEALQAAVAALQMPHPALGEGARVTISLGIAAATAPQISADALIGSADSALYAAKHAGRDCLRFARPEAVGA; this comes from the coding sequence ATGCCTTTCAGCGTTCCTGATCATTCCACTGCTGACGATCCGCGCCTCCTTGCACAGGTCGAGCAAGCCATTGCATCGGGTGTCCGCAGACTGCGTTTCGACAGTGAGCTGGAGCATCGTTACGAAGCCGACACCCATCAACAGCGGCTGCAGTTTCTGACCACCATCGGCATCATCGGTGGGTTGGTCTACAACGTATTCATGCTCAGCGATTGGCTGACGCTGCACGACATGTTCGCGTACGTGGCGCTGGGCCGGGTGTGCCTGATCACGCCGATGATCATCGGCTTGCTGGTATTGCTTCAGCGCCTGAAATCACGCTGGGCTCTTGAAACGGTCGCGGCCACGGGCACGGTATTGTCGTCATTGATGCCCCTGGTGGTGATGATCTACAGCGACAGCCCCTATCGCATGCATTTTCAATTGGGCATGGTGTTGATCATGGTCTACTGCACCATGATCCAGCAGATGCCGTTGCGTTATGCCGCCTGGGCCATGCTGTGTATGGTGGTCATTCAGTTGGTGACGACTTACCTGGCGCACTTCGCGGACTTCATCATCTGGCAGTCCAACGCGTTGCTGTTCGTCTCGACGGCCGCGCTGCTGGTGATGGCCACTTACTTCATGGAGCGCGGCAAGCGCTTCAGTTATCTATTCTCTTTGCGTGGCCGGCTGTTGCAAAAACAGTTGATGAGTCTGGCGCGAACCGATTCCCTGACCCAACTGTTCAATCGGCGCTACCAGGGCGAGGTCCTGATGCATGTTTGGGAACAGGCCCAGGCCGCACCCACGCCCGTGGCGACCATTCTGCTCGATATCGATCACTTCAAGGCCTACAACGACAGCTACGGCCACTTGCAGGGCGACGCGTGCCTCAAGCGCCTCAGCGAAGCGGTCCAGCAGACGGCCGAGGACGCTGGCGCGCTGGCCTTTCGGTTCGGCGGAGAAGAAATTCTGCTGCTGTTGGTGGATGCGGATGCCAGCCAGGCCAGGGTCCTGGCCGAAGCCTTGCAAGCGGCAGTCGCAGCCCTGCAGATGCCGCACCCGGCATTGGGTGAGGGTGCGCGCGTCACCATCAGCCTTGGCATTGCCGCTGCCACTGCGCCGCAGATCAGTGCCGACGCCTTGATCGGCAGCGCAGACAGCGCGTTGTATGCCGCCAAGCATGCGGGGCGTGATTGTTTGCGCTTCGCCCGGCCAGAAGCGGTAGGGGCTTAG
- a CDS encoding CHAD domain-containing protein — MAFVNEYVKEIIELEVALFHARARLEATADDEALHDLRICIRRIRSLLSPLRSIAATSSLREAAAQVGRLTTPTRDLEVMAIELQARGMPAEAAARRARLQADYKAILDDAALKRLFVALDNWPSLFRAEDAGRDSAKLKRLIGRALTKQIDKLHAALNDPQFDRHELRILVKRSRYLTEAFPHLSPLSKNAAKSLKAVQAALGSWHDHFQWCLKAKEQADLQPLEQIWLQASVQELAQAEAEIKRLQRLLPDIRKKHRAAPVRQPAR; from the coding sequence ATGGCTTTCGTGAACGAGTACGTGAAGGAAATCATCGAGCTGGAAGTGGCGTTGTTTCATGCCCGAGCGCGGCTCGAGGCCACCGCCGATGACGAGGCGCTTCACGATTTGCGCATTTGCATCCGGCGTATTCGCAGCCTGCTCAGCCCGCTGCGCTCCATCGCGGCCACCAGCTCGTTGCGCGAAGCGGCGGCACAGGTGGGCCGGCTGACCACGCCGACGCGGGATCTGGAAGTCATGGCCATCGAGTTGCAGGCACGCGGTATGCCCGCTGAGGCCGCCGCGCGAAGAGCCCGGTTGCAGGCGGACTACAAGGCCATACTTGACGATGCCGCACTCAAGCGTCTGTTCGTCGCGCTGGACAACTGGCCGTCGCTGTTCCGCGCCGAAGACGCCGGGCGCGACTCTGCCAAGCTCAAGCGCCTGATCGGCAGGGCCCTGACCAAGCAGATCGACAAACTGCATGCAGCCTTGAACGACCCGCAGTTCGACCGCCATGAATTACGAATACTGGTAAAACGCTCGCGCTACCTGACCGAAGCCTTCCCGCATTTATCGCCCTTGTCGAAAAACGCCGCCAAATCGCTCAAGGCCGTGCAAGCCGCACTGGGCTCCTGGCATGACCATTTCCAATGGTGCCTGAAGGCCAAGGAGCAAGCCGACCTGCAACCGCTGGAGCAGATATGGCTGCAGGCTTCAGTACAAGAACTGGCGCAGGCCGAAGCCGAGATAAAACGCCTGCAACGGCTGCTGCCGGACATCCGCAAAAAACACCGAGCCGCCCCCGTCAGGCAGCCCGCTCGATAG
- a CDS encoding histidine phosphatase family protein — MNLYVVRHGETWANAERRYLGSLDPELTEHGRQQAQALAMQLPEVLDTMIVSPRRRARETAAILNGQLNLPCHIMDCFQERNVGVFEGLTQGEAEARYPQLWAQNITRHWEIGPTAGESIAQVAERVLQGLIELAARYPHSSVLLVAHGFVAKVIRALAKADFADFYDWQLCNGSLLALTDIKVAALDLAVLKASLPR; from the coding sequence ATGAATTTATACGTCGTACGCCACGGCGAAACCTGGGCCAACGCCGAGCGGCGATATCTTGGATCGCTTGATCCTGAACTGACCGAGCATGGCAGACAGCAGGCTCAAGCCCTTGCGATGCAATTACCCGAAGTGCTCGACACGATGATCGTTTCCCCACGGAGGCGGGCGCGAGAAACAGCCGCCATCCTCAATGGCCAGTTGAATCTGCCGTGCCATATCATGGATTGCTTCCAAGAGCGTAATGTCGGGGTATTCGAGGGCCTGACTCAGGGCGAAGCTGAAGCCCGATACCCCCAGCTCTGGGCGCAGAACATCACTCGGCATTGGGAGATCGGACCAACTGCTGGGGAGTCCATTGCGCAGGTCGCGGAACGGGTATTGCAAGGCTTGATTGAACTGGCTGCGCGATACCCGCACAGTTCAGTGTTGCTAGTAGCCCATGGCTTCGTCGCGAAGGTCATTCGCGCCCTGGCCAAAGCGGACTTCGCCGACTTTTACGACTGGCAGCTCTGCAACGGATCGTTGCTGGCCTTGACCGACATCAAGGTTGCAGCGCTCGATCTCGCGGTCTTGAAAGCGTCGCTGCCAAGGTAG
- a CDS encoding bifunctional metallophosphatase/5'-nucleotidase — MATFLAGGRRLATTALLVALAACSQAPSTAPVQPVQVTVVAINDLHGYLQPNPWTYKDAAGTEYTLDAGGIATLGGMLDQLRAQDPQLLFVGDGDLIGASPAISAMWADEPTLEALHGMGLLLSSVGNHELDNGKAELLRQINGGCQSSRPQKACKLRPDYPGSGFPYIAANLIDTATGKPLLAPYRIEESHGVKVAFVGAVLRDVAQIVSPKAMQGLQATDEADAINRVIPELLAQGVNAIIAVIHQGGSTPERFDQSDCSQLSGAIIDVAQRLDPAVDALLSGHSHQGYLCKVGHLSVTQGSSYGHLLTRLTLQVTPGAHHVTAVTASNLLADPQHYTPDAKMAALQHEVEARSDAILLQPAGRIAVPLVSRRLDRNGESALGDLVSDSQLAMTRPWGAQIAFMNVGGIRNDLEQARGKGLTYAQLASVQPFDNTLVLMDLTGEQLVALLNQPFSAAALHLLQVSQGFSYRWDARRPADSRVVPGSVMLDGKPLEMKRSYRVVSNAFLAAGGDRFSVFKQGTRVVDSKLVDLEAMLQYLRINEAKHVAVGATHSAGRIVRVD, encoded by the coding sequence ATGGCAACCTTTCTCGCCGGTGGTCGCCGCCTGGCGACCACCGCGCTGCTCGTCGCCCTCGCCGCCTGCAGCCAGGCGCCGAGCACCGCGCCTGTTCAACCGGTGCAGGTCACTGTCGTCGCGATCAACGATCTGCATGGTTATCTGCAACCCAATCCCTGGACCTACAAGGACGCCGCTGGCACCGAGTACACGCTCGACGCCGGGGGTATCGCCACCTTGGGCGGCATGCTCGACCAACTGCGCGCGCAGGATCCGCAACTGTTGTTCGTCGGTGACGGCGATCTGATCGGTGCCAGCCCGGCGATCTCGGCCATGTGGGCCGATGAGCCGACCCTTGAAGCCTTGCATGGCATGGGGCTGCTGTTGAGCAGCGTCGGCAACCACGAACTCGACAACGGCAAGGCCGAGCTACTGCGCCAGATCAACGGTGGCTGTCAGTCCTCGCGACCACAAAAAGCCTGCAAGTTGCGCCCCGACTACCCCGGCAGCGGCTTTCCCTACATCGCCGCCAACCTGATCGACACCGCCACCGGCAAGCCGCTGCTTGCGCCCTACCGCATCGAAGAAAGCCATGGCGTCAAGGTCGCCTTTGTCGGCGCCGTGCTGCGCGACGTGGCGCAGATCGTCAGCCCCAAAGCCATGCAAGGCCTGCAAGCGACCGACGAGGCAGACGCCATCAACCGGGTGATTCCCGAGCTCCTGGCCCAAGGGGTGAATGCGATCATCGCGGTGATTCACCAGGGTGGCAGCACCCCGGAGCGCTTCGATCAAAGCGATTGCAGCCAGCTCAGCGGCGCTATCATCGACGTCGCCCAGCGCCTCGATCCTGCCGTCGACGCGCTGCTCAGCGGCCATTCCCATCAGGGCTATCTGTGCAAGGTCGGCCATCTTTCGGTCACTCAAGGCAGCTCCTACGGCCACCTGTTGACCCGTCTTACGCTGCAAGTCACGCCAGGCGCGCACCATGTCACGGCGGTGACCGCCAGCAACCTGCTGGCCGATCCGCAGCATTACACCCCGGATGCCAAGATGGCCGCCTTGCAGCACGAAGTCGAAGCGCGCAGCGATGCCATCCTCCTGCAACCGGCCGGCCGTATCGCTGTGCCCTTGGTGAGTCGCCGCCTGGACCGCAACGGTGAATCAGCGCTGGGCGATCTGGTCAGCGACTCGCAACTGGCCATGACCCGCCCCTGGGGCGCGCAGATCGCCTTCATGAACGTCGGTGGCATTCGTAACGATCTCGAACAGGCGCGAGGCAAGGGGCTCACCTATGCCCAGCTCGCCAGTGTGCAGCCGTTCGACAACACCCTGGTGCTCATGGACCTTACTGGCGAACAGCTAGTGGCGCTGCTCAACCAACCGTTCAGCGCCGCGGCCTTGCATCTGTTGCAGGTGTCCCAGGGGTTCAGCTATCGCTGGGACGCCAGGCGCCCGGCCGACAGCCGTGTGGTGCCGGGCAGCGTCATGCTGGATGGCAAGCCACTGGAGATGAAACGCAGCTATCGCGTGGTGTCCAATGCGTTTCTCGCCGCAGGTGGGGACCGGTTTTCGGTGTTCAAGCAAGGGACCAGGGTGGTGGACAGCAAACTAGTCGATCTGGAGGCAATGCTGCAGTACCTGCGGATCAACGAAGCGAAGCACGTTGCCGTGGGAGCGACGCACAGTGCCGGGCGGATTGTGCGGGTCGATTGA
- a CDS encoding metallophosphoesterase codes for MLDLIGDIHGYAERLEALLRKLGYHKRGSAWRHAERQAVFLGDYVDRGPQQLHTVNIVRAMVDDGSAQAIMGNHEYNAVGFATLDAERPGDYLRPRSEKNSHQHQAFIREVTLESRQHKELIAWFKTLPVYLDTGEIRAVHACWHQGYLDALAPYLNADHSIKDSAWPILHDSDSLAHRAVETVLKGTEVQLPDGVFYTDKDGVQRDTTRTRWWDRAAQTYAGAAIVDEQLRSLLPQLPLPQTLLYNYDELRPVFIGHYWASGTPRIHTPHIAVLDYSIGKGTPDGKLCAYRWSGEATLSNDHFVWVDGPPDVHR; via the coding sequence ATGCTGGATTTGATCGGCGACATCCACGGCTATGCCGAGCGCCTCGAAGCATTGCTGCGAAAGCTCGGCTACCACAAGCGCGGGTCGGCCTGGCGCCACGCCGAGCGTCAGGCGGTGTTCCTTGGCGACTATGTCGACCGCGGCCCACAGCAACTGCACACCGTCAATATCGTTCGCGCCATGGTCGACGACGGCTCGGCGCAAGCGATCATGGGCAACCATGAATACAACGCGGTAGGCTTCGCCACCCTCGATGCCGAACGGCCCGGCGACTATCTGCGGCCCAGAAGCGAGAAGAACAGCCATCAGCATCAGGCCTTCATCCGTGAGGTGACGCTCGAGTCCAGGCAGCATAAAGAGCTGATCGCGTGGTTCAAGACCTTGCCGGTCTATCTGGACACCGGCGAGATTCGCGCGGTGCACGCCTGCTGGCATCAGGGCTATCTGGATGCGCTGGCGCCATACCTGAACGCCGATCACTCGATCAAGGACAGCGCCTGGCCGATCTTGCACGACAGCGATTCACTGGCCCATCGAGCCGTCGAAACCGTCCTCAAAGGCACCGAGGTCCAGTTGCCCGACGGCGTCTTCTACACCGACAAGGACGGCGTGCAGCGGGACACCACGCGTACGCGCTGGTGGGACCGCGCCGCGCAAACCTATGCCGGCGCGGCGATCGTCGACGAGCAATTGCGTTCGCTGCTACCGCAGCTGCCACTGCCCCAGACGCTGCTGTACAACTACGACGAGCTGCGCCCGGTGTTCATCGGCCATTACTGGGCCAGCGGTACGCCGCGCATTCACACGCCGCATATTGCCGTGCTGGATTACTCCATCGGCAAGGGCACGCCGGACGGCAAGCTGTGTGCTTATCGCTGGAGCGGTGAGGCGACGCTGTCCAATGACCATTTCGTCTGGGTGGATGGGCCGCCTGACGTGCATCGATAG
- a CDS encoding methyl-accepting chemotaxis protein: MQGNLKSTIREIANASDQLAAAAEELSAVTTESSQGLTRQNDEIQQAATAVNELTAAVEEVARNAVSTSDASEQTSKDALTGGTQVRKTIQSISVMATGIGDSTQKVELLAGQIREISKVLDVIRAIAEQTNLLALNAAIEAARAGEQGRGFAVVADEVRALAHRTQSSTGDIETMINAVRTGADAAVVAMSKSQVLAGETQTEAAEAGYALERITAGVSQINERNMVIASASEEQAQVAREVDRNLVNIQDLSTQSSSGARQTNESTLELSRLAVSFRTLVSKFKI; this comes from the coding sequence ATGCAAGGAAACTTGAAGTCGACCATCCGCGAGATTGCCAATGCCTCGGATCAACTGGCCGCGGCCGCCGAAGAGTTGAGCGCGGTCACCACCGAAAGCTCCCAGGGCCTGACTCGCCAGAATGACGAAATCCAGCAAGCCGCCACAGCGGTCAATGAACTGACAGCCGCCGTGGAAGAAGTTGCCCGCAACGCGGTCAGCACTTCGGACGCCTCCGAGCAGACCAGCAAGGACGCGTTGACCGGCGGTACTCAAGTCAGGAAAACCATCCAGTCGATCAGCGTCATGGCCACCGGCATCGGCGACTCCACTCAGAAAGTCGAGCTGCTGGCCGGTCAAATCCGGGAGATCAGCAAGGTCCTGGATGTGATTCGCGCCATTGCAGAACAAACCAACCTGCTGGCCCTCAACGCGGCGATCGAAGCGGCGCGGGCCGGGGAACAAGGCCGGGGCTTCGCGGTGGTGGCGGATGAGGTGCGCGCCTTGGCACACCGTACCCAATCCTCGACCGGTGACATCGAGACCATGATCAACGCGGTCCGCACCGGCGCGGATGCGGCGGTGGTGGCCATGAGCAAAAGCCAGGTGCTGGCCGGCGAAACCCAGACCGAAGCCGCCGAAGCGGGCTATGCACTGGAGCGCATCACCGCCGGGGTTTCGCAGATCAACGAGCGCAACATGGTGATCGCCAGCGCGTCGGAGGAGCAAGCGCAGGTTGCGCGTGAAGTGGACCGCAATCTGGTGAATATCCAGGACCTGTCGACCCAGAGCTCAAGCGGTGCGCGCCAGACCAACGAGTCGACCCTGGAGCTTTCCCGCCTGGCCGTGTCGTTCAGGACGCTGGTGAGCAAGTTCAAGATCTGA
- a CDS encoding L-idonate 5-dehydrogenase → MHAIVCHASKDLRVEPQPQPQPQPLAPHQLRVRIARGGICGSDLHYYQHGGFGAVRLREPMVLGHEVSAVIDAVGSDAGPLRVGQRIAVSPSRPCGGCRFCQQGLPNHCLHMRFYGSAMPFPHIQGAFQESLVIDTHQAHVLADHVSLAEGAMAEPLSVGLHAIQRAGAIFGKRVLVTGCGPIGNLLIGSLRAAGAGQIVAVDLAAGPLVCAEKMGANRTHNLAIEPDALQRYTAEKGYFDVMFEVSGSAQALRNGLECVAPRGVVVTVGLGGDVSVPLNLLVSREIDLRGTFRFHPEFAQAVDLLNRKIIDVRPVISHTVPFQQAVEAFELASDKSRAMKVVLDFGVED, encoded by the coding sequence ATGCACGCCATTGTCTGCCACGCCTCGAAAGACCTGCGGGTCGAACCTCAACCTCAACCTCAACCCCAGCCCCTGGCCCCCCACCAGCTTCGCGTGCGTATTGCCCGGGGCGGTATCTGCGGCTCTGATCTGCACTACTACCAGCACGGTGGTTTCGGCGCCGTGCGCCTGCGCGAGCCCATGGTGCTGGGCCATGAAGTCTCTGCGGTAATCGACGCCGTGGGCAGCGACGCCGGGCCGCTGCGGGTCGGCCAGCGGATTGCGGTATCGCCATCCCGGCCTTGTGGGGGGTGCCGCTTCTGCCAGCAGGGCCTGCCCAATCACTGTCTGCACATGCGCTTTTACGGCAGCGCCATGCCGTTCCCGCATATCCAGGGCGCGTTCCAGGAGTCACTGGTGATCGACACGCATCAGGCCCACGTGCTGGCCGATCATGTCAGCCTGGCCGAGGGTGCCATGGCCGAGCCGCTGTCCGTGGGCCTGCATGCCATCCAGCGCGCCGGGGCGATCTTCGGCAAGCGCGTGCTGGTGACCGGTTGCGGCCCCATCGGCAATCTGTTGATCGGCAGTCTGCGCGCCGCAGGTGCCGGGCAGATCGTCGCCGTCGACCTGGCCGCCGGGCCCCTGGTCTGCGCCGAAAAGATGGGCGCCAACCGCACCCACAACCTGGCCATCGAGCCCGATGCGTTGCAGCGCTACACCGCCGAAAAGGGCTATTTCGACGTGATGTTCGAAGTCTCCGGCAGCGCCCAGGCCCTGCGCAACGGCCTGGAGTGCGTCGCGCCGCGCGGCGTGGTGGTCACCGTCGGTCTGGGCGGCGATGTATCTGTGCCGTTGAATTTGCTGGTCAGCCGCGAAATCGATCTGCGCGGCACCTTTCGTTTTCATCCCGAATTCGCCCAGGCCGTGGACTTGCTCAACCGCAAGATCATCGACGTGCGTCCGGTGATCTCCCACACGGTGCCCTTCCAGCAAGCGGTCGAGGCGTTCGAGCTGGCCTCGGACAAGAGCCGGGCGATGAAAGTGGTGCTGGATTTTGGCGTGGAGGACTGA
- a CDS encoding glucose 1-dehydrogenase, translating to MPNVLDTFRLDGRLALITGSSAGIGLGIARGLAQAGAQVVLNGRNQSTLRDSAALLAAEGLKVHTQAFDVTDSSAIQAAVADIEARLGPLEILVNNAGMQRRGPLEDYSEQHWRELLSTNLDSAFLVGQAVARVMIPRQRGRIINICSVQSELGRPGIAPYAASKGALKMLTKGMAIDWGPHGLTINGIGPGYFKTELNAKLVADPEFSDWLVKRTPSRRWGDVAELAGAAVFLASDAASFVNGHILYVDGGITASL from the coding sequence ATGCCAAATGTTCTTGATACCTTCCGCCTCGACGGCCGCCTCGCCTTGATCACCGGCTCCAGCGCCGGCATCGGCCTGGGCATTGCCCGTGGCCTGGCCCAGGCCGGCGCCCAGGTGGTGCTCAACGGGCGCAACCAAAGCACCTTGCGCGACAGTGCCGCGCTGTTGGCCGCAGAAGGCCTGAAGGTGCACACCCAAGCCTTCGATGTGACCGACAGCAGCGCCATCCAGGCCGCCGTGGCCGACATCGAAGCGCGCCTGGGGCCGCTGGAAATCCTCGTCAACAATGCCGGCATGCAGCGCCGCGGGCCTTTGGAGGATTACAGCGAGCAGCATTGGCGCGAACTGCTCAGCACCAACCTGGACAGCGCGTTTCTGGTGGGCCAGGCGGTGGCACGGGTGATGATCCCGCGCCAGCGCGGGCGCATCATCAATATCTGCTCGGTGCAAAGCGAACTCGGCCGCCCAGGCATCGCCCCGTATGCGGCCAGCAAAGGCGCGCTGAAAATGCTCACCAAGGGCATGGCCATCGATTGGGGGCCCCACGGCCTGACCATCAACGGCATCGGCCCCGGTTACTTCAAGACCGAACTCAACGCCAAACTGGTGGCCGACCCCGAGTTCAGCGACTGGCTGGTCAAGCGCACCCCCAGCCGCCGTTGGGGTGACGTCGCCGAACTGGCCGGCGCTGCGGTGTTTTTGGCCAGCGACGCGGCCAGCTTCGTCAACGGCCATATTCTTTATGTCGATGGCGGCATCACCGCTTCGCTGTGA
- a CDS encoding GGDEF domain-containing protein, whose translation MALDPLTMLTLSIALAAAAALYLAVEWRSVRERSLLLWSAGFALISVGSTLALLRSSGLLLIGIWFANGLLVTAHWLFLLGVARFTQARLGRGWYLIFALWVAMLLLPGGPLWSTVMLIVNSTLVALLMLRASLLLRPHGKSLSVGAVQLRYVLLLHGVFYLVKAITAALPGTLIDLATFGGQIIRISLVEGVMAIMLIALSMTGTERYRRERHIARLAARDPLTALYNRRALEVRAPRVFAEVGTGRPGALLLIDIDNFKLVNDLYGHTAGDRLLVELSEMIRRLLPERALAARLGGDEFVLLLGNASLDAVVELGGALRARFHQAAAQAFATPAAVTLSIGVSLFDQPPASLAALIEQGDAALYESKRGGRDSIRLVDRTVAADGPLGAD comes from the coding sequence ATGGCGCTCGACCCCCTCACCATGTTGACCCTCTCCATCGCCCTGGCAGCCGCTGCCGCGCTGTACCTGGCGGTGGAATGGCGCAGCGTACGCGAGCGTTCGCTACTGCTCTGGAGCGCCGGCTTCGCCCTCATCAGCGTGGGCTCGACCCTGGCCTTGCTGCGCAGCAGCGGCCTGTTGCTGATCGGTATCTGGTTCGCCAATGGCCTGCTGGTCACGGCTCACTGGCTGTTTTTGCTGGGGGTGGCGCGTTTCACCCAGGCGCGTCTGGGGCGGGGCTGGTATCTGATCTTCGCGCTCTGGGTGGCGATGCTGCTGTTGCCGGGTGGGCCGCTTTGGTCGACGGTCATGTTGATCGTCAATTCCACGCTGGTGGCGCTGTTGATGCTGCGGGCCAGCCTGCTCCTGCGGCCCCACGGCAAGTCACTGAGTGTGGGAGCGGTGCAGCTGCGTTACGTCCTGCTGTTGCATGGGGTTTTCTATCTGGTCAAAGCCATCACGGCGGCGCTGCCCGGCACGTTGATCGACCTGGCGACTTTTGGTGGGCAGATCATTCGTATTTCCCTGGTCGAGGGGGTCATGGCGATCATGCTGATCGCGCTGTCGATGACCGGCACCGAACGCTACCGGCGCGAGCGGCACATCGCCCGGTTGGCCGCCCGCGATCCGTTGACGGCCCTGTATAACCGCCGCGCCCTCGAAGTCAGGGCGCCGCGGGTGTTCGCCGAGGTCGGGACGGGCCGCCCAGGTGCGTTGCTGCTAATCGACATCGATAACTTCAAGCTGGTCAACGACCTCTACGGCCATACGGCCGGCGACCGCCTGCTGGTCGAGCTGAGCGAGATGATCCGCCGGTTGCTGCCCGAACGTGCGCTGGCGGCACGACTGGGCGGTGACGAGTTCGTGCTGTTGCTCGGTAACGCCTCCCTTGACGCTGTCGTCGAGCTGGGCGGTGCGCTGCGCGCGCGATTCCATCAGGCCGCAGCGCAGGCGTTCGCGACGCCCGCCGCCGTGACCTTGAGCATCGGCGTCAGTCTGTTCGACCAGCCGCCTGCCAGCCTGGCGGCTTTGATCGAGCAGGGCGATGCCGCGCTGTACGAATCCAAGCGCGGCGGGCGCGACAGTATCCGTCTGGTCGATCGCACCGTTGCCGCAGACGGGCCGCTCGGCGCCGATTGA